One window of the Cryptomeria japonica chromosome 7, Sugi_1.0, whole genome shotgun sequence genome contains the following:
- the LOC131074844 gene encoding acyltransferase GLAUCE, with amino-acid sequence METTPVCLVSDLQVKRERLMILLPEKIRERRTLFLSNIDQKLVHYVQKVVHFFAADVQIPFDAIVYVHTQALNKLLLAYDFMCGRLIFNSEEKRFQIDCNAAGVPFAVCTSELSLEELGDVTYPNPAFTQLFVIPGNGRPEDEPLISFQVTRFKCGGFAMGTAVNHCLMDGFALQEFAKNFAFLAKKGEVAFEPVVDRTCLKARSPPQIDYEHHEYYQNHSEIGAKALNSSIFTQRDKDVWHNKVALHNPLDEHVFGLFSFSGKMLQSLKTKAINGGAKHCTSFIAAMAHLWRARTCTIPNMAAHDVSTVQFAVDLRSKMMPPLPREFAGNATFTAYAKATAKELKEEPFSHTVKKLQEGVDRLTDEYVRSRIDLLELHDGVACLENGFLASSWSHMGFRDFDFGGVIKSVHASPVVSGWTDVVIFLANPKDKEGIQIYIGLEAAHMKKFRQLVGMVDNIAV; translated from the exons ATGGAGACTACTCCTGTTTGTTTAGTTTCTGATCTTCAAGTGAAGAGAGAGAGGTTGATGATTTTACTTCCAGAGAAGATAAGAGAAAGGAGGACACTCTTTTTGAGCAATATAGACCAGAAGCTTGTGCATTATGTGCAAAAGGTGGTGCATTTTTTTGCTGCGGATGTGCAAATTCCATTCGATGCTATAGTGTACGTGCACACACAGGCGCTGAACAAGCTTCTTCTTGCTTATGATTTCATGTGTGGGAGGCTCATCTTCAATTCAGAAGAAAAGAGGTTCCAGATTGACTGTAATGCCGCAGGAGTGCCTTTTGCTGTCTGTACCAGTGAGCTCTCTTTAGAAGAACTCGGGGATGTCACTTATCCCAATCCGGCCTTCACCCAGCTTTTTGTCATTCCTGGGAATGGAAGGCCTGAAGATGAGCCCCTTATATCTTTTCAG GTGACTAGATTCAAATGTGGAGGATTCGCCATGGGAACTGCGGTAAATCACTGTCTCATGGATGGGTTTGCGCTACAAGAGTTTGCCAAAAACTTCGCCTTCTTGGCGAAGAAAGGAGAGGTGGCATTCGAACCAGTGGTGGATCGGACCTGCTTAAAAGCTCGATCTCCACCCCAGATAGATTACGAACATCACGAGTATTATCAGAATCATTCTGAGATTGGTGCCAAGGCCTTGAATTCCTCCATATTTACACAAAGAGATAAGGATGTGTGGCACAATAAGGTGGCCCTCCATAATCCTCTAGACGAGCATGTTTTTGGACTGTTTTCTTTTTCAGGGAAAATGTTGCAGTCCCTCAAGACGAAGGCCATCAATGGCGGGGCAAAGCATTGCACTAGCTTCATTGCAGCTATGGCTCACCTCTGGCGTGCCAGGACTTGTACAATACCAAACATGGCTGCTCATGATGTTTCCACAGTTCAGTTCGCTGTCGACCTAAG GTCTAAGATGATGCCCCCTCTTCCTCGGGAGTTCGCGGGCAATGCAACATTTACAGCCTATGCCAAGGCAACTGCGAAAGAACTGAAAGAAGAACCATTTTCCCACACTGTGAAGAAGCTGCAAGAAGGTGTGGACAGACTGACAGATGAGTATGTGAGGTCCAGAATAGACTTGTTGGAATTGCATGATGGAGTTGCATGTTTAGAGAATGGATTTCTTGCATCATCATGGTCCCATATGGGATTTCGAGATTTTGATTTTGGAGGAGTGATTAAGTCTGTGCATGCATCCCCTGTGGTGTCTGGGTGGACAGATGTTGTCATATTTTTGGCCAATCCAAAGGACAAGGAAGGAATACAGATATATATTGGTTTGGAGGCTGCTCACATGAAAAAATTTCGTCAACTTGTTGGAATGGTGGACAACATTGCTGTTTAG